A genomic window from Panthera tigris isolate Pti1 chromosome B4, P.tigris_Pti1_mat1.1, whole genome shotgun sequence includes:
- the FAM107B gene encoding protein FAM107B isoform X2 has protein sequence MAEPDYMEDDNPELIRPQKLVNPVKTSRNHQDLHRELLMNQKRGLAPQNKPELQKVMEKRKRDQVIKQKEEEAQKKKSDLEIELLKRQQKLEQHELEKQKLQEEQENTPEFVKVKGNLRRTGQEVAQAQES, from the exons ATGGCTGAGCCAGACTACATGGAAGATGACAATCCGGAGCTAATTAGGCCTCAGAAACTAGTCAATCCTGTCAAAACATCCCGCAACCATCAGGATCTTCACAGGGAACTTCTCATGAATCAAAAAAG GGGTCTTGCCCCTCAGAATAAGCCAGAACTGCAAAAGgtgatggaaaagagaaaacgaGATCAAGTaataaagcagaaagaagaagaagcacaaaagaagaaatctgaCTTGGAAATAGAACTATTAAAACGGCAGCAGAAGCTGGAGCAG catgaacTTGAGAAGCAGAAATTgcaagaagaacaagaaaacacCCCAGAGTTTGTGAAGGTTAAAGGCAATCTCAGGAGAACAGGCCAAGAAGTGGCCCAAGCGCAGGAGTCGTAG